One uncultured Draconibacterium sp. genomic window, CGTCATTTAAACGTCTTGATTTTGTAGGAAACTATCGCACTGATAGTTACAAAACAAATAAAAGCTTGAATTAGAAGATTTTATTTAGGACTAATCGTGCTTTTTAGCAGCACGAATGTGATTCTTTTTAAATTCAGTTGGGGTTATTCCAGTGTATTTTTTAAAAAAATTATTGAATGCTGCTTTCGAATTAAAACCACTTTCGTAGGCAATAGCAACTATCGACCAATGACTGTAAACCGGTGATACGATCAATTTTTTAGCGTATTCGGTGCGGTACTCGTTTACAAAAGTGTAAAAATTCTTTTGCAGGTTATCGTTTAGTATCTGAGTAATGTAATGCCTCGGAATTCCGGTTAACTCTGAAAGCTTTGCCACTGATAATTCATTGTCTTTCCATGGCTCCAGTTTATTCATATCATCAACCAGTTTCTTTAAGTATTCCTCAACTTTGGAAATTTCCTTCAAACCCGATTTTTGGTATTTTTCAGGATCAGAGCCTTTAAAACGAAATTTATTTAAGAAAACAGGTTTACGTTCTGAAATCAGGGTTTGTTGTTTTAATCCAAAGTAGCTTAACAAATAAATAAATATCAATTGCATTCCATTTCCAACATCAGTAACCACTTCATATTCAAATAATTGAAAATAGTATTTACTTATTATCACAAGGAAACTACTGGTTAAATAGTATCCCACAATTACAGTTGTTAGCCAGGTCAGGTTAATTTTAGAAGACTCAAACGAATACGAGTTATTTATTCGCTTTTTATATCGATATATTAACCAGAGTGATAGAATTGAATAACCTGTTAGTGTTGTATCCAGCAAATAGGTTAACAACCTAGATGGTAAACCTAATCTTCTTACATCAAGAGAGAAAAACTCATTTGGATTTGATACATAGGAAGAGAAAATTGCAATAAAACCTATTAATGATGGAATAAAATAAAGTAAATACCTCTTTTGAAATTTCGTGTCCCCTGAAGTTATGTAAATAGTATATAAAACAAGGAATTCGGGAAAAGCAACGGTTAAACAATACGGAACCTGCCAAATATAGTTCTGAACATTGTAGTAGACTATAAAGAAATTAAAAATGAACAGAAGCGAAGATGTTAATAACCAACTCCCCAATATTTTATCTGCAATATTTAATGGCCGTTTTGAAAAAATCAACAATGCTGCAAACAAACATTGAGCTATTCCTATGTAAATAATTGCTGCTTTTACTTCCATAAAATTAGATCTTCACTTCATTAGTGATATTCAAAAGTAGTAAATAGAAAGCACTTTTGAATGCTTAAAGTATTTGCAATTATAAAGGCTCCGTATTAAAGTACTCTAAGACAACAGAATTGTATCAAAAATACATCAATACAACTCTTTCATTTGATTCTCCTATTTCAAATAGTTTGAAGAACAATAACCAGAACTACTTTCTCTCCCATTTTTCCTATCTTTGCAATAGGAGAACTAATATGTTTAATGGCCGTTTTGAAAAAAATCAACAATGCTGCAAACAAACATTGAGCTATTCCTATGTAAATAATTGCTGCTTTTACTTCCATAAAATTAGATCTTCACTTCATTAGTGATATTCAAAAGTAGAGAATTAAGAGAGACTTTACCGAGAACAAAAACTTTTGACTTCTGTAATAAGTTGATTTTAAGCGCATAAGATAGCATAAGATAGCACAAAATCGTCCTTTACTGGGCACCATTTACATATAATAAACCGATGTAATAAAATTTATTACATCGGTTTATTTTTTAGTTATATCCGTATACATACCCATTCCTTTTCAATTAGATCCGTCAGTGTATGTCTTGTGGATTTTTACCATTTTCAAATATCACAAACGAAAGACGTTGTCCAATCCATCGGTTATCTATCATCATTTATGATAGTAAATGGCGACTGAATACCCTTACCAATTGATTTCACAGTCGCCAAAGAAGTTTCATTCTTTTTGGGATCTACCCTTCCGTGGTATTCTTAAAAAAATATTGGTTTACTTTGAATTATAATATTCCTGCAAAACAAAAAAGGCTTTCTTTTTATATCCTTTTTCAGAAATCAATCCTTTTCTGTTCCAGCCGTCCTGAACATCTGGTAATTGTCGAAGTGGTGACATAAAATCAACCAGAATCCAGGGAGTCATTCCTGCCAAACCCTCAATTTTATCAAACATAGAAATACTTTCATGGTACAAATATTCCTGAAATTCTTCACTCCAGCGGGTAAGACTATCGGCGTGAAATCCTTGCAAAGCTCCACCTCCAAATTCACTGACAATAATCGGTTTGTCTTCATCCGATGAGATAACCTTTTCGCGACATTCATCAGGTAAACCGCCATACCACCCAAGATATTCGTTAAAACTAACAACATCGAGGTACTTCATTAACGGGTCGTTAATGGTGTAATATTTTTCTTTATTACCATCCCCGGGTTGGTCTTTTTTACACGCTGCCGATAATAAGCGAGTATCATCCATTGAACGAACGTGATCAGCAACCGCACCAAGGAAAGCGTTTCGAGCATCGGTTGGTGTAGTTTCGTTTGCAATGGACCAGATAATCGAACTTGCCCGATTATAATCGCGGTTAATTACTTCCGAGTACTGCTGTTTTGCTTTTTCCAGAACTGCCTGGTTTTTCCAATCGATGCCCCAATATAAAGGCAGTTCTTCCCAAAGCAATATGCCCATTTTATCGGCTGCGCGAAGAATATTCTCCTGGTGTGGGTAATGTGCCAGACGGATAAAGTTACATCCCAGTTCTTTTGCCCAACCAACAACAAGATTGGCGTCTTCAACCGAATTTGCACGGTCGGCACGAAGCGGATTTTCATCGTGCAGCGAAATTCCTCGTAGGAAAATTTCTTCGCCATTTAACAAGATCTTTTTGCCTTGCGTTTCAATGGTCCTGAATCCGATTTGATCTGTTACTTTATCCTTTCCGGCTTCGATGGAGACCTTGTACAATTTTGGATTTTCAGGAGACCAAAGTTCCAGGTTTTTCACACCGATTGTAAAATTGCCTGTTCCGTTATCGTTTACAGTTACTTCTTCGCTAACGTTTAATTCCGGTATCACTATCCGGGCTGTTTCAGGAAAAGACTTTCCGTTTAGTTCCAGCTTCCCGCTAATCTCTCTTGTTTTTGAATGAAGTGTATTTTTATCCAACGCCAGAAAATAGTTACTCACAAAAGTTTTCGGAACTTCAATCAGTTTCACATCGCGGGTAATTCCTCCATGATTGAACCAGTCAGTTACCTGTGCAGGTATCCCATCTTTTATCCGGGTATTGTTTACTCCGATAATCAGAAAGTTGTCCTTTTCTTTAATTAAATCAGTTATTTCGAAAGCAAAAGGAGTAAAACCCCCTTCGTGAATGCCCAGCACCTTACCGTTTAGTGTTACTGTACTCATATAATTTGCAGCACCCACATAAACAAAATAGCGTTTGTTTTTTGAAAGATCGTTTTTATCAAAGGTTTTGCGATACCAGATGCTGCCCTCGTAATAAGAAAGTTCAGTTTTTTGGGCATCCCAGGCTCCCGGCACCCAAAGTGTTTGAGCATCGTCGAAACTGTATTCAACACGATCTGATTTATCTTTCTGTTTTACATTCTCGTAAACAGGCATAAAACCTATTTGCCCTTGTTCGTATGGATCAAGAACATATTTCCATTTTCCGTTCAGACTTGTAAATTCCCGTCCGTCAGCATGTTGAATAAAAGGCTCCTGTGCCAATCCGATAATTGGCAGAAAAAACAATACAATTACAATTATTTTCCTCATTACTATATCTTTATTTCGTTTCATTAAATACACTTAAATCCCATTGATCTTGCCATTTTAATACTGGCAATCCGTTTTCAAATTGGATGGGCAACCAAATGTAACTTGCTTCGATCGGTTTTTTAGGCGTCCATCGATCGGCCATAAAAATAAAGGCATCATCTTTCCCGGCCACAGGTAAAATGTATGTGCTCTGTGAGTGGAAAGTCAAATCGGCATCAGGCCCAACACAAGGATTTGGATGTTGTGTCCATGGCCCCCAAATTGATTCGGCTGAAAATAAACGGGCAGCGTTAGGATCCCAGCCGGTACATCCCGATGTTATCATGAAGTATTTCCCGTTCTTTTTAAAAATGGCAGGTGCCTCATTATGCCCACCGGGAGCCACACGTATATATGTTCCGGTGTAACTTAAATAATCATCGCTCAATTCGGCAATGTGCAGTGTCAGGTTTTCTTCCGATGCAAAAATATGATAGGCTTTACCGTCATCGTCAACAAAAAGAGTCATATCTCGCGACATCTGGCCTCCTTCAAAATCACGACGAACAAACAAACCATCTTTAACAGCCTGCATCCATTCTTCGGTCCACCAAGCAGAAAAATTATCCGTTGTAATGGTGCTTGTTTGCTGCTCTCCTTTCATGTTTTGCGGCCAGATTCCAGGATTCGGTCGTAAAGAACGTAAATAGGTGTATGGCCCGGTAACCTTGTCGCTTATTGCTATTCCAACATGTGCAGCACTGTAGCCTTTTCCTTTTAATTCTAAATGAAAATAAAGTACAAATTGTTGCGTTTCTGCATTGTAAATCACCTTTGGGCGTTCCATTACACAACATGCTTCAATATCGCTTCCAACGCTATCATTAACAGACAAGGCAACGCCTTCGTGTTTCCAATTGTATAAATCGGTAGATGAATAGCAATTTACACCTACCTGTGCCGAGCTGGTATGCGCGCTTTTGTGTTCGCCAAACCAATAGTAGGTATTGTCGTAATAAAGAATTCCGCCTCCGTGGGCATTAATATGTACACTGTCGGCATCTGACCAGAGTTTTCCCGGATAAAAGTTTTGAAATCCTAAAGTCTGTTTTTTTTCCAAACTGCATCCGATAAGTGTGGACGCCAGAAATAAAGTTAGTAGAAAGGAGACAAGTTGGATTGATCGTAGTTTCATAATAACTAATTCTTTTGATTTTATTGATTCAGGTATTTTTACAAGGTTTTGCAAAAATATCAGTCCACTTTGTTATAACGTGGCATAAATTCAACGTAAAATTGCAGATATTCGATTCAAGAGGCAGAAAACCTGCTAAAATTAACTACGGGCATTCTTTTCAATGTACTCTTTTGGTGTGCAACCGTAAAAATCTTTAAAGCAACGACTGAAATACGACGGACTGGTAAATCCAACCATATAAATAACTTCACTTATCGAGCGTTTATTCTGAACGAGTAACCCCGATGCAACTTTTAAACGTTGCGTGCGGATAAACTCATTTGCTGTTTGTCCGGTAAGTGCTTTTATTTTTCGATAGGCTTGATTGGCACTAACTTTTAGTTCCGAACTAAAAGCTTCAACATCGAAACCAGCATTATCCAGGTTGTTTTGCACCGATTGAACCGCCGCTTTCAGGAATTCTTCGTCGAGTGAAGAAAGTTCGATCTGCTCCGGTTCAAGCAGTTGCTCGGTTCGTAAACGTTCTTGTTTCTGCTTTTGTAGTGTTAAAAGGTTGTAGATTTTAAGCGATAAAGAAACCATATTAAACGGTTTGTATATATAATCTACGGCTCCAAGTTTTAATCCTTTAATATGGTCTTCCTGCATGGTTTTGGCGGTAAGGAAAATAACCGGAATGTGTGAATAATTTAGATCGTTTCGAAGTTTTTTACAGAGTTCAAAACCATCCATTTCCGGCATCATCACATCTGAAAGAATTAGATCGGGAGCATTTGATTCTACTTTTTCGAGTGCTTCCTTTCCATTACTTGCGCATTCTACTTTAAGGTATTTTGCCAGGCCTGTGCACAAAAACTCCTTCAGATCGGTATCATCTTCAACAACCAGTACGTGTGGTTTTTTATTATCTGATGCACTGAAAGCAACATCGTGTAAAATAGTATCGAAATTCGTTTCATCCGATTGCACTAGTGAACTTATCGAATCTTCCGGCTTCCATTTATCTGATTTTTCAGCCATTGTTGCCAGATCGCTGTTTACCGGTAGAACGATTCGGAAACAACTGCCCTTACCAACTTCACTATCCAATTCAATTGATCCGCCGTGTTGTTCAATCATGGCCTTAGCCATAAATAAGCCAATTCCCCCGGTGCTTTGTGTCCGTACTTGCTTTATCTGGTAAAAACGTTCAAAAATTTTCTCCTGGTATTCTTTTGCAATTCCAACACCACCGTCTTGTACTTCAATTATCACCTCCGAATTATTGGTCATGTTAGTGCGTTCAAACACATTCATTGAAATGGCGCTGTTATCAGGCGAATATTTAAAAGCATTCGAT contains:
- a CDS encoding helix-turn-helix domain-containing protein, yielding MEVKAAIIYIGIAQCLFAALLIFSKRPLNIADKILGSWLLTSSLLFIFNFFIVYYNVQNYIWQVPYCLTVAFPEFLVLYTIYITSGDTKFQKRYLLYFIPSLIGFIAIFSSYVSNPNEFFSLDVRRLGLPSRLLTYLLDTTLTGYSILSLWLIYRYKKRINNSYSFESSKINLTWLTTVIVGYYLTSSFLVIISKYYFQLFEYEVVTDVGNGMQLIFIYLLSYFGLKQQTLISERKPVFLNKFRFKGSDPEKYQKSGLKEISKVEEYLKKLVDDMNKLEPWKDNELSVAKLSELTGIPRHYITQILNDNLQKNFYTFVNEYRTEYAKKLIVSPVYSHWSIVAIAYESGFNSKAAFNNFFKKYTGITPTEFKKNHIRAAKKHD
- a CDS encoding glycoside hydrolase family 2 TIM barrel-domain containing protein; this translates as MRKIIVIVLFFLPIIGLAQEPFIQHADGREFTSLNGKWKYVLDPYEQGQIGFMPVYENVKQKDKSDRVEYSFDDAQTLWVPGAWDAQKTELSYYEGSIWYRKTFDKNDLSKNKRYFVYVGAANYMSTVTLNGKVLGIHEGGFTPFAFEITDLIKEKDNFLIIGVNNTRIKDGIPAQVTDWFNHGGITRDVKLIEVPKTFVSNYFLALDKNTLHSKTREISGKLELNGKSFPETARIVIPELNVSEEVTVNDNGTGNFTIGVKNLELWSPENPKLYKVSIEAGKDKVTDQIGFRTIETQGKKILLNGEEIFLRGISLHDENPLRADRANSVEDANLVVGWAKELGCNFIRLAHYPHQENILRAADKMGILLWEELPLYWGIDWKNQAVLEKAKQQYSEVINRDYNRASSIIWSIANETTPTDARNAFLGAVADHVRSMDDTRLLSAACKKDQPGDGNKEKYYTINDPLMKYLDVVSFNEYLGWYGGLPDECREKVISSDEDKPIIVSEFGGGALQGFHADSLTRWSEEFQEYLYHESISMFDKIEGLAGMTPWILVDFMSPLRQLPDVQDGWNRKGLISEKGYKKKAFFVLQEYYNSK
- a CDS encoding glycoside hydrolase family 43 protein produces the protein MKLRSIQLVSFLLTLFLASTLIGCSLEKKQTLGFQNFYPGKLWSDADSVHINAHGGGILYYDNTYYWFGEHKSAHTSSAQVGVNCYSSTDLYNWKHEGVALSVNDSVGSDIEACCVMERPKVIYNAETQQFVLYFHLELKGKGYSAAHVGIAISDKVTGPYTYLRSLRPNPGIWPQNMKGEQQTSTITTDNFSAWWTEEWMQAVKDGLFVRRDFEGGQMSRDMTLFVDDDGKAYHIFASEENLTLHIAELSDDYLSYTGTYIRVAPGGHNEAPAIFKKNGKYFMITSGCTGWDPNAARLFSAESIWGPWTQHPNPCVGPDADLTFHSQSTYILPVAGKDDAFIFMADRWTPKKPIEASYIWLPIQFENGLPVLKWQDQWDLSVFNETK